One region of Natronorubrum aibiense genomic DNA includes:
- a CDS encoding TIGR00341 family protein: MRLIQVFVPDDKRETALEVLDTEDIDYVRTAENGDGLDGEVVTFPVPTQAVEHVLTSLRDIGIEEDFVIVSSIEAARTPSIDALEERYVNGQAEDDSIAHEEIRSRALNMTPGRVTYYAMTVLSALVATAGLLLDSPAIVVGSMVIAPQVSAALTGTVGLVLNDRRMVVDGLSSLALGLVVAITSAFTFAWLLRSGAVVPSTIDITAIVQVQNRISPGLLALIVGICAGAAGAFGLATAIPVSLVGVMIAVALIPAAAAVGIGVAWGNAPVALGAFVLVAVNATSILLAGLAVFWYLGYRPDGWSRGSIRDNVSREQLGTLAIVLSLGAIVFAGGGVVLGQHVVYESTVNDEIRTVLDDEEYAALELVEVRVTFSDDILSSDETEVTVVVQRPADVPYPDLVTDLETRLEDRTDRDVSVVVEFVDSARSPQSPS, translated from the coding sequence GTGAGACTGATCCAGGTGTTCGTCCCGGACGACAAACGTGAGACTGCACTCGAGGTTCTCGATACCGAGGACATCGACTACGTCCGAACCGCAGAAAACGGGGACGGACTCGACGGAGAAGTAGTCACCTTTCCAGTACCGACGCAGGCGGTCGAGCACGTGTTAACCTCGCTGCGCGACATCGGAATCGAGGAAGACTTCGTCATCGTCTCATCGATCGAGGCCGCACGAACGCCCAGTATCGACGCCCTCGAGGAGCGCTACGTCAACGGACAGGCTGAAGACGACAGCATCGCCCACGAGGAGATCCGCTCTCGAGCGCTAAATATGACGCCGGGCCGCGTCACCTACTATGCGATGACCGTGTTGAGCGCGCTCGTCGCGACGGCGGGGCTGTTGCTCGACTCCCCGGCGATCGTCGTCGGTTCGATGGTGATCGCACCGCAGGTCAGCGCGGCGTTGACCGGGACCGTCGGGCTCGTTCTCAACGATCGCAGGATGGTCGTCGATGGGCTCTCTTCGCTCGCACTCGGTCTCGTCGTCGCGATCACCAGCGCGTTCACGTTCGCTTGGTTGCTCCGGTCCGGTGCGGTCGTCCCGTCGACGATCGACATCACCGCGATCGTGCAGGTGCAGAACCGAATCTCGCCTGGCTTACTCGCGCTCATCGTCGGCATCTGTGCCGGTGCCGCGGGCGCGTTCGGCCTCGCGACGGCGATTCCCGTCTCGCTGGTCGGTGTCATGATCGCCGTCGCACTCATCCCAGCGGCCGCGGCGGTCGGTATCGGCGTCGCCTGGGGAAACGCGCCCGTCGCCCTCGGCGCGTTCGTCCTCGTCGCGGTCAACGCCACGTCGATCCTCCTCGCCGGACTCGCCGTCTTCTGGTATCTGGGCTACCGACCCGACGGGTGGTCGCGAGGTTCGATCCGAGACAACGTCTCGAGAGAGCAGCTCGGAACGCTCGCGATCGTGCTGTCTCTCGGCGCGATCGTTTTTGCCGGGGGTGGCGTCGTCCTTGGCCAGCACGTCGTCTACGAGAGCACCGTCAACGACGAGATACGGACCGTCCTCGACGACGAGGAGTACGCAGCGCTCGAACTCGTCGAGGTTCGAGTAACGTTCTCCGACGACATCCTCAGTAGCGACGAGACGGAAGTGACCGTCGTCGTCCAGCGACCCGCAGACGTGCCCTATCCTGATCTGGTCACGGACCTCGAGACGCGACTCGAGGACCGAACCGACCGAGACGTCTCCGTCGTCGTCGAGTTCGTCGACAGTGCGCGTTCGCCCCAGTCTCCGTCGTAG
- a CDS encoding FAD-dependent oxidoreductase, producing MSDQPRVEIYTKDNCPYCVKAMDLFDAKGIEYETYNVTGDEERFAEMVDRADGRKTAPEVFIDDELIGGWDDTSALNETGELDEKLGLESGDVVEHRTLIIAGTGIAGLTAAIYAGRANNEPLVIEGDEPGGQLTLTTDVANYPGFPEGISGPELVNNMKAQATQFGADLKNGIIENVDASSKPFRVELTNGDVYTTDALIAASGASARTLGIPGEEELMGYGLSTCATCDGAFFRDEDMLVVGGGDAAMEEATFLTKFADTVYIAHRREEFRAEDYWVDRVHEKVEEGEIEIMKNTEVTELHGTREEGIDHVTLVHNDKGHPTDRLDDPETEEFEFDVGAVFFAIGHTPNTDYLEGTGVKTDDEGYLETKGGDGGGQTETHVPGIFGAGDVVDYHYQQAVTAAGMGSKAALDADEYLEDLERADATGEGEAVAADD from the coding sequence ATGAGCGACCAGCCTCGAGTCGAGATCTATACGAAGGACAACTGTCCGTACTGCGTCAAAGCGATGGACCTCTTCGATGCGAAAGGCATCGAGTACGAGACGTACAACGTCACGGGCGACGAGGAGCGCTTCGCGGAGATGGTCGACCGCGCCGACGGCCGCAAGACCGCTCCCGAGGTGTTCATCGACGACGAACTCATCGGCGGCTGGGACGACACCAGCGCCCTCAACGAGACGGGCGAGTTGGACGAAAAACTCGGGCTCGAGAGCGGCGACGTCGTCGAACACCGCACGCTCATCATCGCCGGCACCGGAATCGCCGGTCTCACCGCCGCGATCTACGCCGGCCGCGCGAACAACGAGCCGCTGGTCATCGAAGGCGACGAACCCGGCGGCCAGCTCACGCTGACGACCGACGTCGCGAACTACCCCGGCTTCCCCGAGGGTATCAGCGGCCCCGAACTCGTGAACAACATGAAAGCACAGGCCACGCAGTTCGGTGCCGACCTTAAAAACGGCATCATCGAAAACGTCGACGCCTCGAGCAAGCCGTTCCGCGTCGAGTTGACCAACGGCGACGTCTACACCACGGACGCCCTCATCGCCGCCTCCGGTGCGAGCGCGCGCACGCTCGGCATCCCCGGCGAGGAGGAACTCATGGGCTATGGACTCTCGACGTGTGCGACCTGTGACGGCGCGTTCTTCCGCGACGAGGATATGCTCGTCGTCGGCGGCGGCGACGCCGCCATGGAGGAAGCGACCTTCCTCACGAAGTTCGCCGACACCGTCTACATCGCCCACCGCCGCGAGGAGTTCCGCGCGGAGGACTACTGGGTCGACCGCGTCCACGAAAAGGTCGAAGAGGGCGAGATCGAGATCATGAAGAACACAGAGGTGACCGAACTCCACGGCACCCGCGAGGAGGGCATCGACCACGTCACCCTCGTCCACAACGACAAGGGCCACCCGACCGACCGCCTCGACGACCCCGAAACCGAGGAGTTCGAGTTCGACGTCGGCGCCGTCTTCTTCGCCATCGGCCACACCCCCAACACCGACTACCTTGAGGGCACCGGCGTCAAAACCGACGACGAAGGCTACCTCGAGACGAAAGGCGGCGACGGCGGCGGCCAGACCGAAACCCACGTCCCCGGCATCTTCGGCGCCGGCGACGTCGTCGACTACCACTACCAGCAGGCCGTCACCGCGGCCGGTATGGGCTCGAAGGCAGCCCTCGACGCCGATGAGTATCTCGAGGACCTCGAGCGGGCGGACGCGACAGGTGAGGGCGAAGCTGTCGCCGCGGACGACTAA
- a CDS encoding BGTF surface domain-containing protein translates to MLISSGVVTNLEGDSSETTLDVDSSRSSFPVHISSEDLSGDELVDIFGVAEDSDYDHSDDGYVVVEDRGSHPADFQNVEAGEYNFTIESGDTAAETTASITVTEEDISVDFAQSTFVEERSNVADVTVDFDNADNAYLVVGDESEVNYEVVLEVTPDENDDEVNVSMNTATAHSVDSTGQHDAFTADNDASVEVVDVVHENNLEDPLAAGDYQLDIAGNYDAGELSEEYDTAYLTLEERTELSEDTVQTHTAPQGDITSVDDFEDATVTETDQIAVGDQMLVTVETSSLYGYLGDDADLASDGISLSVTEQDSSLNAAPQVWSTSPEDDETQLNADLISANQSEEYLVFAIDYNNLYEGDVADFDGEQSFDANFTVSTDNDYVSDDDESAESEFTLEERNVEWDDSVAEVPNSADALVTGTTNVAPGTEMTTRARAPGTFVTFNDVEVSEDRTFGAEYDFSEYNAGTEFTLRVTDPVTSNHVTADSTLVESEEEEEAEANLDWNVDVDPAEPVAGDDVDVTVSAENLGDETGNASYEFIFNGETLLEGDDVELEGGESDSWTDTVEEAPAGDYDWELKVDGEVEDSGTLTVAEADENGDENGAENGDEEPEEGEEEGTPGFGVAVAVVALLAAAMLALRRQN, encoded by the coding sequence GTGCTGATTTCGAGTGGTGTCGTCACGAACCTCGAGGGTGACTCGTCGGAAACGACGCTCGATGTCGACTCCTCGCGCTCGAGCTTCCCTGTTCACATTAGCTCCGAAGATCTCAGCGGGGACGAACTTGTTGACATCTTCGGTGTTGCGGAAGACAGCGACTACGACCACAGCGATGACGGATACGTTGTTGTCGAAGACCGAGGTAGCCACCCTGCTGACTTCCAGAACGTCGAAGCAGGTGAATACAACTTCACCATCGAATCTGGAGACACTGCAGCAGAAACCACTGCTTCGATTACGGTCACTGAAGAAGACATCTCAGTCGACTTCGCTCAGTCGACCTTCGTTGAAGAGCGTAGTAACGTTGCAGATGTGACGGTTGACTTCGACAACGCAGACAACGCTTACCTCGTCGTTGGTGACGAGAGCGAAGTCAACTACGAAGTCGTTCTGGAAGTTACGCCTGACGAGAACGACGACGAAGTTAACGTTTCGATGAACACTGCAACCGCCCACAGCGTTGACAGTACTGGCCAGCACGATGCCTTCACCGCTGACAACGACGCCAGTGTTGAGGTCGTCGACGTTGTCCACGAGAACAACCTCGAAGATCCGCTCGCAGCTGGCGACTACCAGCTAGACATCGCCGGGAACTACGATGCTGGTGAGCTGAGCGAAGAATACGACACAGCATACCTGACGCTCGAAGAGCGCACGGAACTCTCCGAGGACACGGTCCAGACGCACACCGCACCACAGGGCGACATCACGAGTGTTGACGACTTCGAGGATGCAACGGTGACCGAAACCGATCAGATCGCTGTTGGTGACCAGATGCTTGTTACCGTTGAAACCTCAAGCCTCTACGGCTACCTCGGTGACGACGCTGACCTCGCAAGCGATGGTATCTCGCTTTCGGTGACAGAGCAGGACAGTTCGCTGAACGCGGCCCCACAGGTCTGGAGCACCAGCCCTGAGGATGATGAGACTCAGCTTAACGCTGACCTCATCAGCGCTAACCAGTCCGAAGAATACCTGGTCTTCGCGATCGACTACAACAACCTGTACGAAGGAGACGTTGCAGACTTCGATGGGGAACAGAGCTTCGACGCAAACTTCACCGTCTCGACTGACAACGATTACGTCAGTGATGACGATGAGTCTGCCGAGAGCGAGTTCACGCTCGAAGAACGTAATGTTGAATGGGACGACAGCGTCGCAGAAGTCCCTAACTCGGCTGACGCTCTCGTGACCGGTACAACGAACGTTGCACCAGGCACGGAGATGACTACCCGAGCTCGCGCACCAGGTACGTTCGTGACCTTCAACGACGTTGAAGTCTCCGAAGACCGCACCTTCGGTGCTGAATACGACTTCAGCGAATACAACGCTGGTACTGAATTCACGCTCCGTGTTACGGATCCAGTGACCAGCAACCACGTTACGGCTGACTCCACGCTCGTCGAGAGCGAGGAAGAAGAAGAAGCAGAGGCTAACCTCGACTGGAACGTTGACGTCGACCCCGCCGAGCCTGTCGCCGGTGACGACGTTGACGTGACCGTCTCCGCCGAGAACCTCGGCGACGAGACCGGCAACGCGTCCTACGAGTTCATCTTCAACGGCGAAACCCTGCTCGAGGGTGACGACGTCGAACTCGAGGGTGGCGAATCCGACTCGTGGACCGACACCGTTGAAGAAGCCCCAGCTGGCGACTACGACTGGGAGCTCAAGGTCGACGGTGAGGTCGAAGACTCCGGTACGCTGACCGTCGCCGAAGCCGACGAGAACGGTGACGAGAACGGCGCCGAGAACGGCGACGAAGAGCCTGAGGAAGGCGAAGAAGAAGGCACGCCCGGCTTCGGTGTCGCTGTCGCAGTCGTCGCACTGCTCGCAGCCGCTATGCTGGCACTCCGCCGCCAGAACTAA
- a CDS encoding surface glycoprotein encodes MTNETSYREKGRALFLAALMVMSVVAMSAAFAGAAAANHSEETTITATDGSGDRAYQGQNVTAEGVSPLNTDNNTVDLYSGDYDSDDDAEWIREVDVDTDNNNKVTIETDNLESGTYSIVQDGATLTFSVRVQDLSADFEWCRHEPRG; translated from the coding sequence ATGACAAACGAAACTTCATATCGCGAAAAGGGACGCGCACTGTTCCTGGCCGCGCTTATGGTAATGTCTGTCGTTGCCATGTCCGCAGCGTTTGCGGGCGCAGCAGCGGCGAACCATAGCGAAGAAACGACGATTACGGCCACCGACGGTAGCGGTGACCGTGCGTATCAAGGACAGAATGTAACTGCAGAGGGAGTCAGTCCGCTCAACACCGACAATAACACTGTTGATCTCTACTCCGGAGATTACGACAGTGATGATGATGCGGAGTGGATCCGTGAAGTCGACGTTGATACGGACAACAACAACAAGGTTACAATCGAGACAGATAATCTCGAATCGGGTACCTATTCCATTGTCCAAGATGGTGCTACACTCACTTTCTCCGTTCGTGTTCAGGACCTGAGTGCTGATTTCGAGTGGTGTCGTCACGAACCTCGAGGGTGA
- a CDS encoding VOC family protein: MDGTLDHTMLRVADLEESLDWYQTHLEYEEKDRYEGDGFTIVYLGPEEMHEDGALLELTHNEGEDDLEVGDAWGHVAVRVPEGELEDYYQQLMDEGVEDYRDPESCGGRYAFVKDPDGHEIEIVQRDPDQGALWSLDHTMIRVEDADEALGYWTRKFEYDEVGRWESDTFANYFVEPRDAADEAMSLELTYNYDGRSYEMGDAWGHLCVRVDDLAEDWETLLEREAPDYRDPESNDDMYAFTKDQDGHEIELLERDPDAESLFPF, translated from the coding sequence ATGGACGGAACGCTCGATCACACGATGCTTCGTGTCGCCGACCTCGAGGAATCACTCGACTGGTACCAGACCCACCTCGAGTACGAGGAGAAAGACCGCTACGAAGGCGACGGCTTCACCATCGTCTACCTCGGGCCCGAGGAGATGCACGAGGACGGCGCGCTGCTCGAGTTGACCCACAACGAGGGCGAGGACGACCTCGAGGTCGGCGACGCCTGGGGACACGTTGCGGTTCGAGTACCCGAGGGCGAACTCGAGGACTACTACCAGCAGCTCATGGACGAGGGCGTCGAGGACTACCGCGACCCCGAGAGCTGTGGCGGCCGCTACGCGTTCGTCAAAGATCCCGACGGCCACGAGATCGAGATCGTTCAGCGCGACCCCGACCAGGGCGCGCTGTGGTCGCTCGACCACACCATGATCCGCGTCGAAGACGCCGACGAGGCCCTCGGCTACTGGACCCGAAAGTTCGAGTACGACGAGGTCGGACGCTGGGAATCGGACACCTTCGCGAACTACTTCGTCGAGCCCCGAGACGCTGCCGACGAAGCGATGTCGCTCGAGCTGACCTACAACTACGACGGACGGAGTTACGAGATGGGCGACGCCTGGGGCCACCTCTGTGTTCGCGTCGACGACCTCGCCGAGGACTGGGAGACGCTGCTTGAGCGCGAGGCCCCCGACTACCGCGACCCCGAGAGCAACGACGACATGTACGCCTTCACGAAGGATCAGGACGGCCACGAGATCGAACTGCTCGAGCGCGACCCCGACGCCGAGTCGCTGTTCCCGTTCTGA
- a CDS encoding Na+/H+ antiporter NhaC family protein, with translation MSEFGALSLVPPLLAIVLAIVTRRPMLSLFIGIWSGGVIATGSIGLGQAFTWIAESIADVFHAQILIFTLLLGSGVALIWRLGGATAVRNWATARLETQRNAGLATWVLGMLLFFDDYANTAIVGSTMREISDQMRISREKLSYIVDSTAAPVATIGLSSWVAFQLSMIDDGYSSLVENRDVAAADTPGVFETFVSSIPFNTYSLLAIVMVGLIILSRRDYGEMLDAEHRSWQTGKVNRDEAQPLQEVEKDLGAPIEDRPMLRTFFAPIVVLIAVTLAGAFWTGHQSWLADQTEADATTSLEVAMSQDGVVPVLVDVVGAGDFAAALIWGSFAMVATAITIGLVYDLFDLGTGIETVLDGFNLMLTAVTVLVLAWSISAVADELGTGTYVAGAAEGVVSPAILPIVVLLVSAFVAFTMGSSWATMGIVTPIAITVAYDLTGTFDLMPVMVGAVFSGAIFGDHTSPISDTSVLSSTFTGADLIDHIRTQLYYAGTVMLVVIVCYALYGFLGISPLLFLPLGVVLLVALVYAFSELDARRKGVSPKPSTVTVSADGQESEPATSSQPGDSD, from the coding sequence ATGTCGGAATTTGGGGCACTGTCTCTCGTTCCACCGCTGCTCGCGATCGTACTCGCGATCGTGACGCGCCGGCCGATGCTCTCGTTGTTCATCGGGATCTGGTCGGGCGGCGTCATCGCGACCGGGAGTATCGGACTCGGACAGGCGTTTACCTGGATCGCCGAATCGATCGCGGACGTGTTTCACGCACAGATCCTCATCTTCACGCTGTTGCTCGGCTCCGGCGTCGCCCTGATCTGGCGACTCGGCGGGGCGACCGCCGTCCGCAACTGGGCGACGGCGCGACTCGAGACCCAGCGCAACGCCGGGCTGGCGACGTGGGTGCTCGGCATGCTGTTGTTTTTCGACGACTACGCCAACACAGCCATCGTCGGCTCCACGATGCGCGAAATCTCCGATCAGATGCGGATCTCCCGCGAAAAGCTCTCCTACATCGTCGACTCGACGGCCGCCCCCGTCGCGACGATCGGCCTCTCGAGTTGGGTCGCGTTCCAGCTGTCGATGATCGACGACGGCTACTCGAGTCTCGTCGAGAACCGCGACGTGGCGGCGGCCGACACGCCGGGCGTGTTCGAGACGTTCGTCAGCTCGATTCCGTTCAACACCTACTCGCTGCTCGCGATCGTCATGGTGGGGCTCATCATCCTCTCGCGCCGCGATTACGGTGAGATGCTCGACGCCGAGCACCGCTCGTGGCAGACCGGAAAGGTCAACCGCGACGAGGCCCAGCCGTTACAGGAAGTCGAGAAGGACCTGGGCGCACCGATCGAGGACCGTCCGATGCTGCGGACGTTTTTCGCGCCGATCGTCGTGCTGATCGCCGTGACGCTCGCAGGGGCGTTCTGGACCGGCCACCAGTCCTGGCTCGCAGATCAGACCGAGGCGGATGCGACGACATCGCTCGAGGTAGCGATGAGTCAGGACGGCGTCGTGCCAGTGCTCGTCGACGTCGTGGGTGCCGGCGACTTCGCGGCCGCACTCATCTGGGGGTCGTTCGCGATGGTGGCGACGGCGATCACCATCGGACTCGTCTACGACCTCTTCGATCTCGGCACCGGAATCGAAACCGTCCTCGACGGCTTCAACCTGATGCTGACCGCGGTGACCGTGCTGGTGCTGGCCTGGTCGATCAGCGCCGTCGCCGACGAACTCGGCACGGGGACGTACGTCGCCGGTGCCGCAGAGGGCGTCGTCTCGCCCGCGATCCTCCCGATCGTCGTCCTGCTGGTCTCCGCGTTCGTCGCCTTCACGATGGGGTCGTCGTGGGCGACGATGGGGATCGTGACGCCGATCGCGATCACCGTCGCGTACGACCTCACCGGGACGTTCGACCTCATGCCCGTGATGGTCGGCGCGGTGTTCTCGGGGGCGATCTTCGGCGACCACACGTCACCGATCTCCGACACCTCCGTGCTCTCGTCGACGTTCACCGGGGCCGACCTCATCGACCACATTCGAACGCAGCTGTACTACGCCGGGACCGTCATGCTCGTCGTGATCGTCTGCTACGCGCTGTATGGCTTCCTCGGCATCTCGCCGCTGCTCTTTCTCCCGCTCGGGGTCGTCCTGCTGGTCGCGCTCGTGTACGCCTTCTCCGAACTCGATGCCCGGCGCAAAGGCGTCAGTCCGAAACCCTCCACGGTCACGGTCTCGGCGGACGGCCAAGAGTCGGAGCCAGCGACCAGTTCACAGCCCGGGGACAGCGACTGA
- a CDS encoding OBG GTPase family GTP-binding protein → MGLEEEIEKIEDEIANTPYNKSTEAHIGRLKSKLAEKKEKLQNQSSSGGGTGYSVEKHGDATVALVGFPSVGKSSLLNSLTNAESETGSYEFTTLDVNPGMLHHRGANIQMLDVPGLIEGAASGRGDGQQVLAVVRNADLIVFVLSVFEIDQYDRLQEELYDINIRVDQKPPRVTVRPKIKDGIKITSSTEQDLDEKTISDVLREHGYVNADVNLQENVSIDRLVDGLMENREYIPSITCVNKVDLIEPSYKETVDEQLRERDLDPEEVTFISAEKEKGLDALKDRIWDNLGLIRVYMNKPGRGIDWEEPLVVEEGSTVGEAIEKLGGEMEERFRFARVTGPSATHDEQQVGTEHVLEDEDVLKLILRR, encoded by the coding sequence ATGGGGCTCGAGGAGGAGATCGAGAAGATCGAAGACGAAATCGCCAACACGCCCTACAACAAGTCGACAGAGGCCCATATCGGCCGGCTGAAGTCGAAGCTCGCGGAAAAAAAGGAGAAGCTCCAGAATCAGAGTTCCTCCGGCGGCGGCACGGGCTACTCCGTCGAGAAACACGGTGACGCGACCGTCGCGCTGGTTGGCTTTCCCAGCGTCGGCAAGTCCTCGCTGTTGAACTCGCTGACCAACGCCGAAAGCGAGACGGGCTCCTACGAGTTCACAACGCTGGACGTCAACCCGGGGATGCTCCACCACCGCGGGGCAAACATCCAGATGCTCGACGTCCCAGGGCTGATCGAGGGCGCGGCATCAGGGCGTGGTGACGGCCAGCAAGTGCTGGCGGTCGTTCGCAACGCCGACCTGATCGTCTTCGTCCTCTCGGTGTTCGAGATCGACCAATACGACCGCTTACAAGAAGAGCTGTACGACATCAACATCCGCGTCGACCAGAAGCCGCCGCGGGTGACGGTGCGACCGAAGATCAAAGACGGCATCAAGATCACCTCGAGCACTGAGCAGGACCTCGATGAAAAGACGATCTCGGACGTCCTCCGCGAACACGGCTACGTCAACGCGGACGTCAATCTCCAGGAGAACGTCAGCATCGATCGGCTGGTCGACGGCCTGATGGAAAACCGCGAGTACATCCCGTCGATCACCTGCGTGAACAAGGTCGACCTGATCGAACCCTCCTACAAGGAGACCGTCGACGAGCAGTTGCGCGAGCGCGACTTGGATCCGGAGGAAGTGACGTTCATCAGCGCCGAGAAAGAGAAGGGACTGGACGCGCTCAAAGACCGCATCTGGGACAATCTGGGCCTCATTCGCGTCTACATGAATAAACCCGGCCGCGGCATCGACTGGGAGGAACCCCTCGTCGTCGAGGAGGGGTCGACGGTCGGCGAAGCCATCGAGAAACTCGGCGGCGAGATGGAAGAGCGCTTCCGCTTCGCCCGCGTAACTGGCCCCAGCGCGACCCACGACGAACAGCAGGTGGGGACGGAGCACGTCCTCGAGGACGAAGACGTGCTCAAACTCATTTTGCGCCGATAA
- a CDS encoding site-2 protease family protein: MRNYRIANIWGIPIQLNISLLIFLPVLVWLIAATGQIEVYASIIDGLSSAPLDAEGLQEGLNPWLIGTAAAVGLFFSVAVHELGHAYAARRYGIGIRSITLWIFGGLASLESMPREWDREFWIAIAGPVTSVLLAGVFFGALQVVPASLPLVVFVVGWLAVINVTLAIFNMLPAFPMDGGRILRALLARSRSYASATRTAARVGTIFALLFAIIGVLSWNPVLILIAFFVYGTATTESRTTMLDELLTGVTARDVMDTTVRSVSADTSVADFTDRLLRDRQTEFVVVDSTDDVVGFVTLSALKRIDRDIYETTSVREVMETDVPAVEPSTPAFDVLVAMRNGPLVLVVEGDEQIGTVSRRDLGRVMDLRKQLGAGQPFERVAM, from the coding sequence ATGCGAAACTACCGAATTGCGAACATCTGGGGGATCCCGATCCAGCTCAACATCTCGCTACTGATTTTCCTTCCGGTCCTCGTCTGGTTGATCGCGGCGACTGGCCAGATCGAGGTATACGCGTCGATCATCGACGGGCTCTCGTCAGCACCCCTCGACGCTGAGGGACTACAGGAGGGACTGAACCCGTGGCTGATCGGAACCGCAGCCGCAGTCGGGCTGTTCTTCAGCGTTGCCGTACACGAACTCGGCCACGCCTACGCCGCCCGACGGTACGGGATCGGCATTCGATCGATCACGCTCTGGATTTTCGGCGGCCTCGCCTCGCTTGAGTCGATGCCCCGGGAGTGGGATCGCGAGTTCTGGATCGCGATCGCGGGACCGGTCACGAGCGTCCTGCTCGCGGGCGTCTTTTTCGGCGCGCTCCAGGTTGTTCCGGCTTCGCTCCCGCTCGTGGTGTTCGTCGTCGGCTGGCTAGCCGTAATCAACGTTACTTTGGCGATCTTCAACATGCTTCCCGCCTTCCCAATGGACGGCGGCCGGATCCTCAGGGCGTTGCTCGCTCGCTCGCGGAGCTACGCCAGTGCGACGCGAACCGCTGCGCGGGTCGGCACGATATTTGCGCTGTTGTTCGCGATCATCGGCGTCCTCTCGTGGAACCCGGTGTTGATTCTCATCGCGTTCTTCGTGTACGGCACGGCGACGACCGAGTCACGAACGACGATGCTCGACGAACTTCTCACCGGCGTGACCGCGCGCGACGTCATGGACACGACGGTCCGGTCCGTTTCCGCGGATACGAGTGTCGCCGACTTTACCGATCGGCTGCTTCGGGACCGACAGACCGAGTTCGTAGTTGTCGATAGCACAGACGACGTCGTGGGCTTCGTGACCCTCTCGGCGTTGAAACGGATCGACCGTGACATCTACGAGACGACGTCGGTTCGCGAGGTCATGGAAACCGATGTTCCCGCCGTCGAGCCGTCGACGCCCGCGTTCGATGTCCTCGTCGCAATGCGTAATGGGCCGCTTGTTCTGGTCGTCGAGGGCGACGAACAGATCGGGACCGTCTCTCGACGCGACCTCGGACGGGTGATGGACCTCCGAAAGCAGCTCGGAGCAGGTCAGCCGTTCGAACGCGTCGCGATGTGA